From a single Brettanomyces bruxellensis chromosome 5, complete sequence genomic region:
- a CDS encoding uncharacterized protein (BUSCO:EOG092631ML) — protein sequence MIRVGFFGADEFSAGCLKAILPLRFHTPKIISHLDVITRSPKLTGRGLQHLNEFPVAKFASANNVNVLRAEKNVDFGNLPDYDLCIAVSYGKLIPSSFLRSLPYGGLNVHPSLLSRYCGAAPLQRALLNQDDVTGVTVQTLHPTEFDRGAILARDSYKIKPSETYRSLAEELSRRGGKLLYDILLNRMYDCNIPGYITLPPVLPLSYAKKVQPSERQINWSQYDTFKIVRNFNTLGQLYTFKGYKSRKSRNGELKLRRVVLDDIREANGYSFTAGSIPGSFIVDPANKQRLLIKTIDGNVSAGIIKVESLGSVSGDRMSNPTKKMFGGIYDNVFVSDK from the coding sequence ATGATTAGGGTTGGATTCTTTGGTGCAGATGAGTTTAGTGCAGGGTGCCTTAAAGCAATTCTGCCTTTACGTTTTCACACTCCAAAGATCATTTCACACTTAGATGTGATTACAAGGTCACCAAAGCTGACTGGAAGAGGTCTTCAGCATTTGAATGAATTCCCAGTGGCGAAGTTTGCCAGTGCTAATAATGTTAATGTATTGAGAGCCGAGAAAAATGTTGACTTTGGCAATCTTCCAGATTATGATCTCTGTATTGCCGTTTCGTATGGGAAGTTGAttccttcatcttttcttcgTTCTCTTCCATATGGAGGCCTCAATGTACATCCGTCATTGCTTTCACGGTATTGTGGAGCTGCTCCTCTCCAAAGGGCTCTCTTAAATCAGGATGATGTGACTGGAGTAACAGTTCAAACTCTTCATCCAACGGAATTCGACAGAGGTGCTATCTTGGCAAGAGATTCTTACAAAATAAAGCCATCCGAGACATATAGATCGCTTGCAGAGGAATTGTCCcgaagaggaggaaaactTCTTTATGACATACTGCTCAATCGGATGTATGATTGTAATATCCCGGGATATATTACCTTACCCCCTGTCCTTCCCCTATCATACGCTAAAAAAGTTCAGCCAAGTGAACGACAGATAAATTGGTCGCAGTATGACACATTTAAGATTGTAAGAAATTTTAACACTCTTGGACAACTCTACACCTTTAAAGGGTACAAGTCTCGCAAGTCTCGAAACGGGGAGTTAAAGCTCCGAAGGGTTGTTCTTGATGATATTCGTGAAGCAAATGGATATTCTTTCACCGCTGGTTCAATTCCCGGCTCATTTATAGTTGATCCGGCCAATAAGCAACGTCTATTGATCAAAACAATTGACGGAAATGTTAGTGCTGGTATAATCAAGGTTGAAAGTCTAGGAAGTGTATCGGGAGATCGAATGTCCAATCCaacaaagaagatgttTGGAGGCATCTATGATAATGTATTTGTTTCTGATAAATAG